A portion of the Gasterosteus aculeatus chromosome 12, fGasAcu3.hap1.1, whole genome shotgun sequence genome contains these proteins:
- the slc12a4 gene encoding solute carrier family 12 member 4 isoform X1: protein MPHFTVVPVKDQDQSNYDSLEGINWVDYRDTGQDVPDHQDTVSSDGQGNHKEDSPFLNSASAASKKNDFYDRNLALFEEELDIRPKVSSLLSRLVSYTNITQGAKEHEEEESAAASRRKTPKSPNMGTLMGVYLPCLQNIFGVILFLRLTWIVGMAGIMQSLLIVLMCCSCTMLTAISMSAIATNGVVPAGGAYFMISRSLGPEFGGAVGLCFYLGTTFASAMYILGAIEIFLKYLVPQAAIFHATDTLGSDSAMLNNMRVYGSICLSLMAVVVFVGVKYVNKLASLFLTCVIISIVSIYVGAFKSMTHPPEFTICMLGNRTLVRDRFDVCAKTVMKGNTTVPSQLWEMFCLPGNMSSPQCDDYFIQNNVTEIQGIPGLGSGIIRENMWSDYQQKGEISEKAGLQSVDARGATENFGMYVSADIATSFTLLVGIFFPSATGIMAGSNRSGDLRDAQKSIPVGTILAITTTSFVYFSSVVLFGSCIEGVVLRDKFGDAVQKNLVVGTLSWPSPWVIVIGSFFSTVGAGLQSLTGAPRLLQAIAKDNIIPFLRVFGHGKNNGEPTWALLLTGLIAELGILIASLDMVAPILSMFFLMCYLFVNLACAVQTLLRTPSWRPRFKYYHWALSFLGMSMCLALMFISSWYYAIVAMVIAGMIYKYIEYQGAEKEWGDGIRGLSLSAARYALLRLEVGPPHTKNWRPQLLVLLKLDEDLHVKYPRLLTFASQLKAGKGLTIVGSVVRGNFLDSYGEMQAAEQAIKNMMEIERVKGFCQIVVASKVREGIVHLIQSCGLGGMKHNTVMMGWPYGWRQSEDPRAWKTFINTVRCTTAAHLALMVPKNVSFYPSNHERFTDGNIDVWWIVHDGGMLMLLPFLLKLHKVWRKCKMRIFTVAQMDDNSIQMKKDLAMFLYQLRIEAEVEVVEMHDSDISAYTYERTLMMEQRSQMLRQMRLSSAEKEREAQLVKDRHSLVRMGSLYSDEEEEVVEAPPEKVHMTWTREKCEAEKRNRSNAPENFRELMSLKPDQSNVRRMHTAVKLNEVIVNRSHDARLVLLNMPGPPRDTDGDENYMEFLEVLTEGLERVLLVRGGGREVITIYS from the exons GACAAGGGAATCATAAAGAAGACAGTCCATTTCTCAACAGTGCAAGTGCTGCTTCCAAGAAGAATGACTTCTATGACAGAAACTTGGCTTTGTTTGAg GAAGAGCTGGACATCCGGCCAAAGGTTTCCTCCCTGCTCAGCCGCTTGGTCAGCTACACTAACATTACCCAGGGAGCCAAggagcatgaggaggaggagagcgctgCGGCCTCGCGTAGGAAGACCCCCAAG TCTCCCAACATGGGCACTCTGATGGGAGTCTACTTGCCGTGTCTGCAGAACATCTTTGGTGTCATTCTTTTCCTCCGGCTGACGTGGATTGTTGGGATGGCTGGCATTATGCAGTCCCTACTGATTGTCCTCATGTGCTGCTCGTGT ACAATGCTTACAGCCATATCAATGAGTGCCATTGCTACCAATGGTGTTGTTCCAg CTGGTGGAGCATATTTCATGATCTCCCGCTCCCTCGGCCCCGAGTTTGGAGGAGCCGTGGGACTGTGCTTCTATCTGGGCACAACCTTTGCTTCTGCCATGTACATACTGGGGGCCATTGAAATCTTCTTG aAATATCTGGTCCCCCAGGCTGCTATATTTCATGCTACGGACACCCTTGGGAGTGACAGCGCCATGCTGAACAATATGCGAGTCTACGGCTCTATCTGCCTCAGCCTGATGGCAGTGGTGGTTTTTGTTGGAGTCAAATATGTCAACAAGCTAGCCAGTCTTTTCCTGACCTGCGTCATTATCTCCATAGTCTCCATCTATGTTGGGGCTTTCAAATCCATGACTCATCCCCCGGAATTCAC GAtctgcatgctgggaaacagAACGTTGGTGAGAGATCGCTTCGATGTATGTGCTAAGACTGTGATGAAGGGCAACACGACTGTCCCCAGTCAGCTGTGGGAAATGTTCTGTCTGCCGGGGAACATGAGCAGTCCTCAGTGTGATGACTACTTCATTCAGAACAACGTGACAGAGATACAGGGCATCCCTGGACTGGGAAGTGGGATAATTAGAG AGAACATGTGGAGCGACTACCAGCAGAAAGGGGAGATCTCAGAGAAAGCGGGCCTGCAGTCAGTCGATGCCCGCGGTGCCACAGAGAACTTTGGCATGTATGTGTCGGCCGACATCGCTACGTCATTCACACTTCTCGTGGGAATCTTCTTCCCATCTGCAACAG GTATCATGGCTGGCTCCAACAGATCCGGTGATCTCCGTGATGCCCAAAAGTCCATCCCCGTGGGAACTATCTTAGCCATTACTACCACTTCAtttgttt ATTTCAGTTCTGTGGTCCTTTTTGGGTCCTGCATTGAAGGAGTAGTCCTCAGGGACAA GTTTGGAGACGCCGTTCAAAAAAATCTGGTGGTGGGGACGCTGTCCTGGCCGTCTCCGTGGGTTATTGTCATCGGCTCTTTCTTCTCTACTGTTGGGGCAGGCCTTCAGTCCCTCACTGGGGCTCCCCGACTTCTGCAGGCTATTGCCAAAGACAACATCATTCCGTTCCTGAGG GTGTTTGGTCACGGAAAAAACAACGGAGAGCCTACATGGGCCCTACTACTGACTGGTCTCATAGCTGAACTGGGCATCCTTATTGCCTCACTGGATATGGTGGCTCCCATCCTTTCCAT GTTCTTCTTGATGTGCTATCTATTTGTGAACCTAGCCTGTGCCGTTCAGACTCTCTTACGCACACCGAGTTGGAGGCCAAGGTTTAAATATTACCACTG GGCGCTGTCCTTCCTAGGCATGAGTATGTGTCTGGCTCTAATGTTCATCTCCTCCTGGTACTACGCTATTGTCGCCATGGTAATTGCTGGGATGATCTACAAATACATTGAGTACCAAGG AGCGGAGAAGGAGTGGGGAGACGGAATAAGAGGACTGTCCCTTAGCGCTGCACGTTACGCCCTGCTGAGACTGGAGGTTGGACCCCCACACACCAAGAACTGGAG ACCTCAGCTGCTTGTGCTGTTGAAGCTCGATGAGGACCTCCATGTGAAATATCCTCGTCTGCTCACCTTCGCCTCGCAGCTGAAGGCGGGAAAGGGTCTGACCATCGTCGGCTCCGTCGTCCGGGGCAACTTCCTGGACAGCTACGGGGAAATGCAGGCAGCTGAGCAG GCCATTAAGAACATGATGGAGATTGAACGAGTCAAAGGTTTCTGCCAGATTGTGGTGGCTTCTAAGGTGCGTGAGGGGATTGTCCACCTGATCCAGTCCTGTGGTCTGGGGGGCATGAAGCACAACACTGTGATGATGGGCTGGCCTTACGGATGGAGACAGAGCGAAGACCCTCGTGCCTGGAAGACTTTTATAA ACACAGTTCGCTGCACCACAGCTGCCCACCTGGCCCTGATGGTGCCCAAAAATGTGTCCTTCTACCCGAGCAACCACGAGCGCTTCACAGATGGCAACATCGACGTTTGGTGGATCGTCCATGATGGGGGGATGCTAATGCTGCTGCCTTTCCTCCTAAAACTCCACAAA GTTTGGAGGAAATGCAAGATGCGTATTTTCACTGTAGCCCAGATGGATGACAACAGCATCCAGATGAAGAAAGATCTGGCCATGTTCCTGTACCAGCTGAGAATAGAggctgaggtggaggtggtggagatg CATGACAGTGACATCTCAGCATACACCTATGAGAGAACATTAATGATGGAGCAGAGGTCCCAGATGTTGAGGCAAATGAGGCTGTCCAGTGccgaaaaagaaagagag GCCCAGCTGGTTAAGGACAGACACTCCCTGGTGCGCATGGGAAGTCTGTActccgacgaggaggaggaagtggtggaAGCTCCCCCAGAGAAGGTTCACATGACATGGACAAGAGAGAAGTGTGAGGCTGAGAAGAGGAACCGAAGCAATGCACCCGAGAACTTCAGAGAACTCATGAGCCTCAAACC AGATCAATCCAATGTGCGGCGAATGCATACGGCGGTAAAGCTGAACGAGGTGATAGTCAACAGGTCCCATGATGCTCGACTAGTGCTGCTCAACATGCCGGGGCCGCCTCGAGACACCGACGGAGATGAGAACT ACATGGAGTTTCTGGAGGTGCTGACTGAAGGTTTGGAAAGAGTGCTGCTGGTCCGAGGCGGAGGTCGGGAGGTCATCACCATTTACTCGTGA
- the slc12a4 gene encoding solute carrier family 12 member 4 isoform X2 produces the protein MPHFTVVPVKDQDQSNYDSLEGINWVDYRDTGQDVPDHQDTVSSDGQGNHKEDSPFLNSASAASKKNDFYDRNLALFEEELDIRPKVSSLLSRLVSYTNITQGAKEHEEEESAAASRRKTPKTMLTAISMSAIATNGVVPAGGAYFMISRSLGPEFGGAVGLCFYLGTTFASAMYILGAIEIFLKYLVPQAAIFHATDTLGSDSAMLNNMRVYGSICLSLMAVVVFVGVKYVNKLASLFLTCVIISIVSIYVGAFKSMTHPPEFTICMLGNRTLVRDRFDVCAKTVMKGNTTVPSQLWEMFCLPGNMSSPQCDDYFIQNNVTEIQGIPGLGSGIIRENMWSDYQQKGEISEKAGLQSVDARGATENFGMYVSADIATSFTLLVGIFFPSATGIMAGSNRSGDLRDAQKSIPVGTILAITTTSFVYFSSVVLFGSCIEGVVLRDKFGDAVQKNLVVGTLSWPSPWVIVIGSFFSTVGAGLQSLTGAPRLLQAIAKDNIIPFLRVFGHGKNNGEPTWALLLTGLIAELGILIASLDMVAPILSMFFLMCYLFVNLACAVQTLLRTPSWRPRFKYYHWALSFLGMSMCLALMFISSWYYAIVAMVIAGMIYKYIEYQGAEKEWGDGIRGLSLSAARYALLRLEVGPPHTKNWRPQLLVLLKLDEDLHVKYPRLLTFASQLKAGKGLTIVGSVVRGNFLDSYGEMQAAEQAIKNMMEIERVKGFCQIVVASKVREGIVHLIQSCGLGGMKHNTVMMGWPYGWRQSEDPRAWKTFINTVRCTTAAHLALMVPKNVSFYPSNHERFTDGNIDVWWIVHDGGMLMLLPFLLKLHKVWRKCKMRIFTVAQMDDNSIQMKKDLAMFLYQLRIEAEVEVVEMHDSDISAYTYERTLMMEQRSQMLRQMRLSSAEKEREAQLVKDRHSLVRMGSLYSDEEEEVVEAPPEKVHMTWTREKCEAEKRNRSNAPENFRELMSLKPDQSNVRRMHTAVKLNEVIVNRSHDARLVLLNMPGPPRDTDGDENYMEFLEVLTEGLERVLLVRGGGREVITIYS, from the exons GACAAGGGAATCATAAAGAAGACAGTCCATTTCTCAACAGTGCAAGTGCTGCTTCCAAGAAGAATGACTTCTATGACAGAAACTTGGCTTTGTTTGAg GAAGAGCTGGACATCCGGCCAAAGGTTTCCTCCCTGCTCAGCCGCTTGGTCAGCTACACTAACATTACCCAGGGAGCCAAggagcatgaggaggaggagagcgctgCGGCCTCGCGTAGGAAGACCCCCAAG ACAATGCTTACAGCCATATCAATGAGTGCCATTGCTACCAATGGTGTTGTTCCAg CTGGTGGAGCATATTTCATGATCTCCCGCTCCCTCGGCCCCGAGTTTGGAGGAGCCGTGGGACTGTGCTTCTATCTGGGCACAACCTTTGCTTCTGCCATGTACATACTGGGGGCCATTGAAATCTTCTTG aAATATCTGGTCCCCCAGGCTGCTATATTTCATGCTACGGACACCCTTGGGAGTGACAGCGCCATGCTGAACAATATGCGAGTCTACGGCTCTATCTGCCTCAGCCTGATGGCAGTGGTGGTTTTTGTTGGAGTCAAATATGTCAACAAGCTAGCCAGTCTTTTCCTGACCTGCGTCATTATCTCCATAGTCTCCATCTATGTTGGGGCTTTCAAATCCATGACTCATCCCCCGGAATTCAC GAtctgcatgctgggaaacagAACGTTGGTGAGAGATCGCTTCGATGTATGTGCTAAGACTGTGATGAAGGGCAACACGACTGTCCCCAGTCAGCTGTGGGAAATGTTCTGTCTGCCGGGGAACATGAGCAGTCCTCAGTGTGATGACTACTTCATTCAGAACAACGTGACAGAGATACAGGGCATCCCTGGACTGGGAAGTGGGATAATTAGAG AGAACATGTGGAGCGACTACCAGCAGAAAGGGGAGATCTCAGAGAAAGCGGGCCTGCAGTCAGTCGATGCCCGCGGTGCCACAGAGAACTTTGGCATGTATGTGTCGGCCGACATCGCTACGTCATTCACACTTCTCGTGGGAATCTTCTTCCCATCTGCAACAG GTATCATGGCTGGCTCCAACAGATCCGGTGATCTCCGTGATGCCCAAAAGTCCATCCCCGTGGGAACTATCTTAGCCATTACTACCACTTCAtttgttt ATTTCAGTTCTGTGGTCCTTTTTGGGTCCTGCATTGAAGGAGTAGTCCTCAGGGACAA GTTTGGAGACGCCGTTCAAAAAAATCTGGTGGTGGGGACGCTGTCCTGGCCGTCTCCGTGGGTTATTGTCATCGGCTCTTTCTTCTCTACTGTTGGGGCAGGCCTTCAGTCCCTCACTGGGGCTCCCCGACTTCTGCAGGCTATTGCCAAAGACAACATCATTCCGTTCCTGAGG GTGTTTGGTCACGGAAAAAACAACGGAGAGCCTACATGGGCCCTACTACTGACTGGTCTCATAGCTGAACTGGGCATCCTTATTGCCTCACTGGATATGGTGGCTCCCATCCTTTCCAT GTTCTTCTTGATGTGCTATCTATTTGTGAACCTAGCCTGTGCCGTTCAGACTCTCTTACGCACACCGAGTTGGAGGCCAAGGTTTAAATATTACCACTG GGCGCTGTCCTTCCTAGGCATGAGTATGTGTCTGGCTCTAATGTTCATCTCCTCCTGGTACTACGCTATTGTCGCCATGGTAATTGCTGGGATGATCTACAAATACATTGAGTACCAAGG AGCGGAGAAGGAGTGGGGAGACGGAATAAGAGGACTGTCCCTTAGCGCTGCACGTTACGCCCTGCTGAGACTGGAGGTTGGACCCCCACACACCAAGAACTGGAG ACCTCAGCTGCTTGTGCTGTTGAAGCTCGATGAGGACCTCCATGTGAAATATCCTCGTCTGCTCACCTTCGCCTCGCAGCTGAAGGCGGGAAAGGGTCTGACCATCGTCGGCTCCGTCGTCCGGGGCAACTTCCTGGACAGCTACGGGGAAATGCAGGCAGCTGAGCAG GCCATTAAGAACATGATGGAGATTGAACGAGTCAAAGGTTTCTGCCAGATTGTGGTGGCTTCTAAGGTGCGTGAGGGGATTGTCCACCTGATCCAGTCCTGTGGTCTGGGGGGCATGAAGCACAACACTGTGATGATGGGCTGGCCTTACGGATGGAGACAGAGCGAAGACCCTCGTGCCTGGAAGACTTTTATAA ACACAGTTCGCTGCACCACAGCTGCCCACCTGGCCCTGATGGTGCCCAAAAATGTGTCCTTCTACCCGAGCAACCACGAGCGCTTCACAGATGGCAACATCGACGTTTGGTGGATCGTCCATGATGGGGGGATGCTAATGCTGCTGCCTTTCCTCCTAAAACTCCACAAA GTTTGGAGGAAATGCAAGATGCGTATTTTCACTGTAGCCCAGATGGATGACAACAGCATCCAGATGAAGAAAGATCTGGCCATGTTCCTGTACCAGCTGAGAATAGAggctgaggtggaggtggtggagatg CATGACAGTGACATCTCAGCATACACCTATGAGAGAACATTAATGATGGAGCAGAGGTCCCAGATGTTGAGGCAAATGAGGCTGTCCAGTGccgaaaaagaaagagag GCCCAGCTGGTTAAGGACAGACACTCCCTGGTGCGCATGGGAAGTCTGTActccgacgaggaggaggaagtggtggaAGCTCCCCCAGAGAAGGTTCACATGACATGGACAAGAGAGAAGTGTGAGGCTGAGAAGAGGAACCGAAGCAATGCACCCGAGAACTTCAGAGAACTCATGAGCCTCAAACC AGATCAATCCAATGTGCGGCGAATGCATACGGCGGTAAAGCTGAACGAGGTGATAGTCAACAGGTCCCATGATGCTCGACTAGTGCTGCTCAACATGCCGGGGCCGCCTCGAGACACCGACGGAGATGAGAACT ACATGGAGTTTCTGGAGGTGCTGACTGAAGGTTTGGAAAGAGTGCTGCTGGTCCGAGGCGGAGGTCGGGAGGTCATCACCATTTACTCGTGA